A region from the Phycisphaerales bacterium genome encodes:
- a CDS encoding ABC transporter ATP-binding protein codes for MPSAFWTFAKSMLRHRAMLLGTFSMVGVSSLTLGVGLAGAKPILDGLLGGTKALPDLALDLNTALATNTIIKALGGIQIPQTWIDQLPTNHFTGLVWIMASLAVLAVIGSIANFFHAYFSLTIVHRVMTDIRRDAFHSVIRAPLSRAVKDGTSDWVSRIVNDVQSLGGGFNQLLSKAVLQVFKGVAAMVVALYFDWRATLGAILVAPVLYTIIRKLGKRIRRAAGAALQSQARMLHTAQQSLQALRVVKLNNAERRESGRFHRINKDVMREMNRVRTVRSLASPLTEMLSIFLLCALVLLAAWYMQRQNVPPGNFLLALMALGVAGASLKPLTGIVNDIQSASPAADRLQMMLGVERESGHDRRLPKLPPHSRSIEFKSLTFTYPGAPAPALRDVSIAVPHAQRLVVVGPNGSGKTTLLSLLPRLYDPDSGVVLVDGVDVKSVSIRSLRSQIAAVTQDVVLFADTIAANIAYGAEGVTDADIVAAATKARAHEFISALPNDYETLLSEQGAGLSGGQRQRISIARAILRNPRILLLDEATSMIDTESEHAIAEALAEFSKGRTTITVAHRAQTILNAERIVVLDAGRVVDDGRHAELMDRCEVYRRIIGESV; via the coding sequence ATGCCATCCGCCTTCTGGACATTCGCCAAGAGCATGCTCCGCCATCGGGCGATGCTGCTCGGCACGTTCTCTATGGTCGGCGTCTCGTCCCTCACCCTCGGCGTCGGGCTCGCCGGGGCTAAGCCTATTCTCGACGGCCTGCTCGGCGGCACCAAGGCCCTCCCCGACCTCGCCCTCGATCTCAACACGGCGCTCGCAACCAACACGATCATCAAGGCGTTGGGAGGCATTCAGATCCCCCAAACCTGGATCGATCAACTCCCCACGAACCACTTCACAGGCCTCGTCTGGATCATGGCCTCGCTCGCCGTGCTCGCGGTCATAGGCTCGATCGCCAACTTCTTCCACGCCTACTTCTCGCTGACGATCGTCCACCGCGTGATGACCGACATCCGGCGCGACGCCTTCCACAGCGTCATCCGCGCCCCGCTCAGCCGGGCGGTCAAGGATGGCACGAGCGATTGGGTGAGCCGCATCGTCAACGACGTCCAATCGCTCGGCGGCGGATTCAACCAACTCCTTTCCAAAGCCGTGCTCCAGGTCTTCAAGGGCGTCGCCGCGATGGTGGTCGCGCTGTACTTCGACTGGCGCGCCACGCTCGGCGCGATCCTCGTCGCGCCGGTGCTCTACACGATCATCCGCAAACTGGGCAAGCGCATCCGACGGGCCGCCGGGGCCGCGCTCCAATCCCAGGCCCGGATGCTGCACACGGCCCAGCAGTCGCTCCAGGCGCTCCGCGTCGTGAAACTCAACAACGCCGAACGCCGCGAGTCCGGGCGATTCCACCGCATCAACAAGGACGTCATGCGTGAGATGAACCGCGTGCGCACCGTCCGATCCCTCGCCAGCCCGCTCACGGAGATGCTCTCGATCTTCCTGCTCTGCGCCCTGGTGCTCCTCGCGGCGTGGTACATGCAGCGCCAGAACGTCCCACCGGGGAACTTCCTGCTCGCACTCATGGCGCTGGGTGTCGCGGGCGCCTCACTCAAGCCGCTCACGGGGATCGTGAATGACATCCAGTCAGCCTCTCCCGCCGCCGATCGTTTGCAGATGATGCTGGGCGTCGAGCGTGAGTCCGGCCACGATCGCCGGCTCCCCAAGTTGCCGCCGCATTCCAGGTCCATCGAGTTCAAGAGCCTCACTTTCACATATCCCGGTGCGCCGGCGCCCGCGCTCCGCGACGTGTCGATCGCGGTGCCCCACGCCCAGCGATTGGTCGTCGTGGGCCCGAACGGCTCGGGCAAGACAACGCTCCTCTCGCTCCTCCCGCGGCTCTACGACCCCGACTCGGGCGTGGTCCTGGTTGATGGCGTGGACGTGAAGAGTGTTTCGATCCGTTCGCTGCGCTCGCAGATCGCCGCGGTGACGCAAGACGTCGTGCTCTTCGCCGACACGATCGCCGCGAACATCGCGTATGGCGCCGAGGGCGTGACCGACGCCGACATCGTCGCCGCCGCCACCAAGGCGCGGGCCCACGAGTTCATCAGCGCATTACCGAATGACTACGAGACGCTCCTGTCTGAGCAAGGCGCCGGCCTCTCGGGCGGGCAGCGCCAGCGGATCTCCATCGCGCGGGCCATCCTTCGCAACCCGCGGATCCTCCTCCTCGACGAGGCGACGAGCATGATCGACACCGAGTCCGAGCACGCGATCGCAGAGGCACTCGCCGAGTTTTCCAAGGGTCGAACGACCATCACCGTGGCCCACCGCGCCCAGACGATCCTGAACGCCGAGCGCATCGTGGTCCTCGATGCCGGGCGCGTCGTCGACGATGGGCGGCATGCCGAACTCATGGATCGTTGCGAGGTCTATCGTCGCATCATCGGCGAGAGCGTGTGA